ATTTTGGCGGCGAATCCTTGAGAATCTTGATGGCAAATCGCCAGCTTTCCCTAACCGAATTTTTCAATATTGCCATTCAAACTTCCCAAATATTAGGTCAAATTCATCAACAACATATAATTCATAAAGACATTAACCCCGCCAACATCGTTTTTAACCCGGACACTGGACAAATTAAATTAATCGACTTCGGGATTTCCACCGTTTTACAACTCGAAAATCCAACACTGAAAAACCCTAATATTTTAGAAGGTACATTGCCTTATATTTCTCCCGAACAAACAGGGAGAATGAATCGCACCCTGGACTACCGCACAGATTTTTACTCTCTCGGTGCGACCTTTTATGAATTACTAACTAAACAACGCCCATTTTCTGCGACAGACCCCTTAGAAATGGTGCATTGTCATTTAGCAAAACAACCAATCCCCGTTCATAAATTAAATCCTAAAATTCCGCCAATTGTTTCTCATATTGTGATGAAACTGCTAGCAAAAAATGCCGAAGAACGTTATCAAAGTGCTTATGGTTTAGCAGCTGATTTAGAAAATTGCTGGAGACAATTACAAATTAATGGGAACATTACCGCATTTCCTCTAGCTCAACAAGATATTACCCAACGCTTACAACTTTCACAGAAAATTTATGGTAGAGAAGCAGAAATTCAAGAATTATTGACAGCTTTTGAAAGAACTAGTCAAGGTAATTGCGAAATAATGTTAGTGTCGGGTTATTCAGGTGTTGGTAAATCAGCTTTAGTACAAGAACTTTACAAAGCAATTACTCAACAACGAGGATATTTTATTACAGGGAAATTTGAAGAATATCAACGAAACATTCCTTACAACGCCATCATTAAAGCCTTTCAAGAATTAGCCAAACAAATATTAACTGAAAGCGAAATTCAACTGAATCAATGGCGAGAAAAATTGCTCTCCGCTTTTGGTGCAAACGGTCAGGTAATTACCAATGTGATTCCCGAAATAGAATTGATTGTTGGAAAACAACCAGCCATCCCTACTTTGTCACCTGCGGCAGCGGAAAATCGGTTTAATTTAGTCTTGCAAAATTTCCTTCAAGTATTTACACAAGCCGCACATCCTTTAGTTTTATTTTTAGATAATTTACAATGGGCAGATAGCGCATCTCTGAAACTGCTACAACAAATTTTAACAACACCAAATAGCAGTTACTTTTTCGTAGTTGGCGCTTACCGAGATAACGAAGTTAACCCTACTCATCCTTTAAATATTACTCTAGAAAAACTCCAAAAAGAAGCAGTTACTATCAATCAGATTAATTTATTGCCACTGGATTTGTCACAGCTTCAACAACTGATTGCCGATTCCTTACAATCTTATCCAAATCAAGTAACTGAGTTAGCAGAATTAGTCCAGATAAAAACCAAAGGAAATCCTTTTTTTGTTAATGAATTTTTAAAATCTCTTTATATTGAAGAACTCCTATATTTTGACGAAAAACCCAGAACTTGGCAGTGGGATTTATCACAGATTCAAACTAAAGGTTATACAGATAATGTGATTGACTTAATGGTAAGTAAAATTCATCAACTGTCAGAGTCAACACAGTCACTTTTGCAGTTAGCTGCGGCAATTGGTAATCGATTTGATTTGCAAACATTGGCTATTGCTAACCAAACATCACTGTCACAAATAGCCCTAGCATTGCAAGAAGCATTGATAGCGCAACTTATTTTTCCTCTAAATGATGACTATCCAGTAACCTTTCTTTTTGAAACAAATATAGATGAAAATGATGAAAGGTTTTTAACTCAAGCTTCCGAGGTTAGTTATCAGTTTACCCATGACCGGATTCAACAAGCTGCCTATTCCTTAATTCCCTTAACACAAAGACCAGCACTGCATCATCACATCGGTAAATTCCTACTAGAAAATACGCCAAATAATCAGCTAGATTCTTGCATTTTCCAACTAGTAAACCAGTTAAACCTGGGAATCACTCATATTGTACAACCCGTAGAACGCTTGCAACTTGCTTCCCTCAACTTGATGGCAGGTAAAAAAGCGAAATCAGCTGCCGCTTATGAATCGGCTTTTACTTATTTTATTACCGGAATCGAATTATTAGGAAAAAATTCTTGGCAAACTGAATATGAACTAAGTTTAGAACTTTATATATTAGCGACAGAAACAACTTATTTAGTACCCGACTTTCAACGGATGGAACAGTTAGCATTAGTAGGAATTGACCAAGCTAAAACACTTTTAGAAAAAGTCCCAATTTATGATATCCAAATTCGAGCTTATATAGCACAAAATCAATTATTAACAGCTATCAATAAAGGATTAGAAATTTTAAGGTTACTGGGAGTTAAGTTTCCGAAAAAACCTAGCCAATTGGATAGCATTCGGGGAATGATGCGTACCAAAATAGCGTTGTTAGGGAAATCGATAGAAAGTTTAGCTAATTTGCCAGAAATGACTGACTCTTTGCAGTTAGCTAAGATGCAGGTTTTGTCTACCCTGAGTACCGCTGCATACTTGGGAATGCCTAAACTTTATCCCCTGATTGTTTTCCAGCAATTCCGGCTATTAGTAAAACATGGGAATTGTGTAGAATCAGCTTTCATTTATGCCACTTATGGTTTGATTCTTTGTGGAATTTTAGATGACTTAGAATCTGGCTATGAATTTGGACAATTGGCACTACAAATGTTAAATAAATTTGATGCTAAAGAGTTACAATGTAAGACATTTTTTATAGTTAATACTTACATTACCCATTGGCGGGAAATGCCCGCGGGTGCAGATAAACTGCGAGAAGCTTACTTACGAGGTTTAGAAACGGGTGATTTTGAATTTGCGGCTTTTGCAGCACATCAGTATTGTTTTCGACTGTTTGCATTAGGAGAAGAGTTAAGCAAAGTCAAAGCAGAGATGGCTGCTTACAGTCAAGAAATCAAGCGGTTAAAACAAGAAACTGCTTATAATTATCAGCAAATTTATTATCAATTAATCTTCAATTTAACTGAGGAATCTGATGATTTAGTTAGCTTGGTTTATGATGCAGAAAAGATGCTACCTATTCACTTAGCTGCTGGGGATGGGATGGCTCTCTTCAATTTCTATTGTAGCCAAATGATGCGGAATTACTTGTATCAAAATTATAGCCAAGCTTTAGAAAATGCCAGAGAAGCTGAAAAATATTTAGGGGTAGTTGCAGGCTCAGTTTATGTTCCTATTTTTTACTTATATCATTCGTTAATTCACTTGGCAGTAATTGCTGAATTGCCCAAAAATGAACAAAAAAAATATTTAGCTCAGGTAGTTGCTAACCAGAAAAAGTTAAAGAAGTGGGCTGATTATAACCCGAAAAGTTATTTGCCTAAGTTTTATTTAGTAGAAGCGGAAAAGTGTCGGATTTTTAAAGAGTCAAATAAAGCTATAGATTTATATGATTTAGCGATTCAACAAGCTAAACAAAATCATTATTTGCATGAAGAAGCATTAGCAAATGAACTAGCGGCTAAATTTTATCTTTATTGCGGAAAAGACGCGGTGGCATCTGCCTATTTTACGAATGCTCGTGCTTGCTATCTTTACTGGGGCGCAACAGCTAAGGTCAGAGATTTACAAACAAGATATCCTCACTTATTCCTAAGACAAGATGACAACGAAGAAGTTAGCAATGTTGAGCCAGTCACTTCTTCATCTAGCACTCAAAATCGATTAGATTTAGCGAGTATTTTTAAAGCATCACAAGCTATTTCTGATGAAATTCAGATGGCTAGTCTCTTAAATAAAATCATCAAAATACTTACGGAAAATGCTGGGGCAGAGGCGGGATATTTACTTCTTTATCAAGGAAATGAATTGATAATTGAAGCGGTAAATTATATAGAGTGCGTCAATTATATACCTCGTCAAGCTAAAGAGAATTTACCTGAAAGTTTGATTAACTATGTAGCGAGAACTCAATCTACTGTGGTGTTGGATAATGCAGTAGAAGGCGGAGAATTTATGCAAGATTCATGTATTACTCGACGGCAGATAAAGTCGCTTTTGTGTATGCCAATTCTCAATCAAGCAAAGCTGATTGGCATTCTTTATTTAGAAAATAACCTAGCAACAGCAGTATTTACTCCGGCTCGGTTAAAAGTTTTACAATTGTTAACTTCTCAAGCAGCTATTTCTCTAGAAAATGCGCGACTTTATGCGGAAAAAGAACAATATGCACAGACACTGGAACAAAAAGTAGCCGCACGCACAGCAGAATTAGAAAAAGCTAATCAAGAATTACAAAGACTTGCTACTTTAGATGGTTTAACAAAAGTAGCTAATCGTCGTCGTTTTGATGAATATTTAGCTCAAGAATGGCAGAGAGCGACTAGAGAAAAACAACCTTTAGCTTTAATTTTGTGCGATGTAGATTACTTTAAACGTTACAACGATTATTACGGACATCAAGGCGGTGATGATTGTTTGCGGCAAGTTGCTTTAGCTATGAGTCTGGCTGTGAAACGTCCGGCAGATTTGTTAGCGCGTTATGGTGGCGAAGAATTTGTGGTGATTCTGCCTAATACTGAGATTGAAGGTGCTGCTTCTGTCGCCCAAGCAATCAGAGAAGAAATGCAACAATTAAAAATGCCTCATGCTCAATCTGATGTGAGTGAATATGTTAGTTTGAGTTTGGGAGTTTCTAGTGTAATTCCCAGTCAAAATTTAGCGCCGGAAACTTTGATTGCTACTGCGGATGAGGCACTTTATGAAGCCAAAAAACAGGGTCGAAATCGCTTTATTCTTAAAAGTGTTGAGCCTTTAAATTAGACAGAATTAACCATTTCCTATAAAATTTCTGAGTTTTTAGAAAATTGCTGTATAATCCATCTCAGTATCACAGCAAAGTCGTTAAACAAAACAACATGGTACTAAAAACAGAATGGAAAGAAATTGGCTCGCGCGTTTCTCAACTCATTGCCAGAGCATGGCTAGAGGAGGAGTTTCAGGGAAGATTAATTGCTGACCCTAGAGCAACGTTGGAGGGGGAAGGTATAGAAATTCCTCCAGACGTAGCGGTGATTATTGACCAATCCATTGATAACTGGAGTATTGGTTTAGAAGGGGATAGTGTAGTTTGGCGGATACCTTTACCGCCAAAACCTACAGATTTTTCTGAAGAACAGCTATCAGCTTGGACCAGAGGTAACGTGACTCCAGAACTAACAGCAATGATGCCCAACTGCTGCTAAACATCGCCATTTTTAGTAGAGAAAAAACGATGACTGCGAGTGAAGCGACGGGTGTAGATGCCAGCAAAATTATAGATGTAGCAGTTGTAGGAGGTGGAGTTTCAGGAACTTATATTGGCTGGAGATTAGCTACCTCCTTGAAGTACGAAAAAGTGCATTTGTATGAGTTAAGCGATCGCATTGGTGGACGACTTTTATCAGTCCCCATGCCAGAAATGCCCCACGTCATCGCCGAATTTGGCGGCATGGGCTTTCTCGGCTGTCAAGAAATCGTTTCTCAACTAGTCACTCACTTAAACATCCCCACCAAACCCTTTCCCGTAGGCAGTCCTAACAACCTTTATTACTTAAGAGGAAAACATCTCTACCAAACACCAGAAGACATCACCGACCCAACAAAAGTACCTTATAATCTCCGTCAAGACGAACAAGGGATTAATCCCGGAGAACTAACAACCAAAGCTTTTTTACAACTAATACCAGAACTAAAAAACATTCAACCAGGAGAACAAGCCAGCTTAGAAAAGTGGCAGCAGTTGCGGGAAACCTGGCAAATAGATGGTCAATACCTTTACAATATGGGTCTTTGGGAATTATTGCTCAAAGCCCTCAGCCATGAAGCCTATAAATTTAGCGCCGATACCGATGGCTACTTCTCCTACTACGGCACTTGGAATGCCGCACAAGCAATAGAAGTACAAATGATCAACCCAGGTTTAAAAAGCCGCGATGCCTGGAACGATGCCAAAACCCTACAACAGGGATATCAAAAATTACCAGAAACCTTAGCAACCGAATTTCAAAAACACAACGGTCAGATTCACCTTCAACATCGTCTGATTAGTTTTGCACCGCACAACAATTCTAAAAACCCCTTATTAAAACTAACTTTTGAAGACAGAACCCAAAAACATCAAATTACAGTATTCGCCAAGCATCTCATTCTCGCCATGCCCAAACGCTCTCTAGAGTTGCTTGACCAGAATAACTTCTTTTTTCAAAATCCTCAATTGCGCCGCAACCTGCAAGCCGTAAGCA
This window of the Phormidium ambiguum IAM M-71 genome carries:
- a CDS encoding diguanylate cyclase domain-containing protein; its protein translation is MLQNIVDQIKIKAKIYESSNSTVYRGVRNSDQCPIILKILKQDYPTPLELSRYRQEYEITHNLNIAGVIQTYGFEKYQNKLVILFEDFGGESLRILMANRQLSLTEFFNIAIQTSQILGQIHQQHIIHKDINPANIVFNPDTGQIKLIDFGISTVLQLENPTLKNPNILEGTLPYISPEQTGRMNRTLDYRTDFYSLGATFYELLTKQRPFSATDPLEMVHCHLAKQPIPVHKLNPKIPPIVSHIVMKLLAKNAEERYQSAYGLAADLENCWRQLQINGNITAFPLAQQDITQRLQLSQKIYGREAEIQELLTAFERTSQGNCEIMLVSGYSGVGKSALVQELYKAITQQRGYFITGKFEEYQRNIPYNAIIKAFQELAKQILTESEIQLNQWREKLLSAFGANGQVITNVIPEIELIVGKQPAIPTLSPAAAENRFNLVLQNFLQVFTQAAHPLVLFLDNLQWADSASLKLLQQILTTPNSSYFFVVGAYRDNEVNPTHPLNITLEKLQKEAVTINQINLLPLDLSQLQQLIADSLQSYPNQVTELAELVQIKTKGNPFFVNEFLKSLYIEELLYFDEKPRTWQWDLSQIQTKGYTDNVIDLMVSKIHQLSESTQSLLQLAAAIGNRFDLQTLAIANQTSLSQIALALQEALIAQLIFPLNDDYPVTFLFETNIDENDERFLTQASEVSYQFTHDRIQQAAYSLIPLTQRPALHHHIGKFLLENTPNNQLDSCIFQLVNQLNLGITHIVQPVERLQLASLNLMAGKKAKSAAAYESAFTYFITGIELLGKNSWQTEYELSLELYILATETTYLVPDFQRMEQLALVGIDQAKTLLEKVPIYDIQIRAYIAQNQLLTAINKGLEILRLLGVKFPKKPSQLDSIRGMMRTKIALLGKSIESLANLPEMTDSLQLAKMQVLSTLSTAAYLGMPKLYPLIVFQQFRLLVKHGNCVESAFIYATYGLILCGILDDLESGYEFGQLALQMLNKFDAKELQCKTFFIVNTYITHWREMPAGADKLREAYLRGLETGDFEFAAFAAHQYCFRLFALGEELSKVKAEMAAYSQEIKRLKQETAYNYQQIYYQLIFNLTEESDDLVSLVYDAEKMLPIHLAAGDGMALFNFYCSQMMRNYLYQNYSQALENAREAEKYLGVVAGSVYVPIFYLYHSLIHLAVIAELPKNEQKKYLAQVVANQKKLKKWADYNPKSYLPKFYLVEAEKCRIFKESNKAIDLYDLAIQQAKQNHYLHEEALANELAAKFYLYCGKDAVASAYFTNARACYLYWGATAKVRDLQTRYPHLFLRQDDNEEVSNVEPVTSSSSTQNRLDLASIFKASQAISDEIQMASLLNKIIKILTENAGAEAGYLLLYQGNELIIEAVNYIECVNYIPRQAKENLPESLINYVARTQSTVVLDNAVEGGEFMQDSCITRRQIKSLLCMPILNQAKLIGILYLENNLATAVFTPARLKVLQLLTSQAAISLENARLYAEKEQYAQTLEQKVAARTAELEKANQELQRLATLDGLTKVANRRRFDEYLAQEWQRATREKQPLALILCDVDYFKRYNDYYGHQGGDDCLRQVALAMSLAVKRPADLLARYGGEEFVVILPNTEIEGAASVAQAIREEMQQLKMPHAQSDVSEYVSLSLGVSSVIPSQNLAPETLIATADEALYEAKKQGRNRFILKSVEPLN
- a CDS encoding flavin monoamine oxidase family protein — translated: MTASEATGVDASKIIDVAVVGGGVSGTYIGWRLATSLKYEKVHLYELSDRIGGRLLSVPMPEMPHVIAEFGGMGFLGCQEIVSQLVTHLNIPTKPFPVGSPNNLYYLRGKHLYQTPEDITDPTKVPYNLRQDEQGINPGELTTKAFLQLIPELKNIQPGEQASLEKWQQLRETWQIDGQYLYNMGLWELLLKALSHEAYKFSADTDGYFSYYGTWNAAQAIEVQMINPGLKSRDAWNDAKTLQQGYQKLPETLATEFQKHNGQIHLQHRLISFAPHNNSKNPLLKLTFEDRTQKHQITVFAKHLILAMPKRSLELLDQNNFFFQNPQLRRNLQAVSTDPAFKLFLCYPYPWWRNLNIQDGTSITDLPIRNCFYFGTEGEQTGATSPLPENMNSLMMASFTDGAVTDFWQAMKYESQFPQRRRLFRKSETIKPLLTTFLKADGSAYTEHLQASENMVFTAQQQLKELHNLTDLPTPYAAFYLDWTKDPYGGAWHTWNPLCKPWEIIPQIRRPLPEQNIYICGDCYSNVQGWVQGALNSAERVLQDHFKLTWPDWLNKNYQLGP